The proteins below are encoded in one region of Penicillium psychrofluorescens genome assembly, chromosome: 4:
- a CDS encoding uncharacterized protein (ID:PFLUO_006339-T1.cds;~source:funannotate) yields MTNPLTLHPPSKLLDNLCTCIEKDIHPLSAAAVAGGSKLFGAAILLKSDLSVVYADTNQERGSPLWHGETWTLKQFFEIPADQRPDVKECLFLTTHEPCSLCLSAILWSGFDNFVYMYTYEETHYVFECHGDLDIFNDVFNIRQGEVAGQASLDGSAPQVRPQYKLRSKRLVALSFAELLAAIEDKEEQARYVEKVEEVKKSYGRLAEAYRRNMNME; encoded by the coding sequence ATGACCAATCCCCTAACCCTCCATCCCCCAAGCAAATTGCTGGACAACCTATGCACCTGCATCGAGAAAGACATCCACCCCCTCTCGGCCGCGGCCGTGGCCGGCGGCTCCAAACTCTTTGGCGCAGCAATCCTCCTCAAATCCGACCTCAGCGTGGTCTACGCAGACACCAACCAAGAACGCGGCTCACCCTTATGGCACGGCGAAACCTGGACATTGAAGCAATTTTTCGAGATACCCGCGGACCAGAGGCCCGACGTGAAGGAGTGTCTGTTTCTGACGACGCATGAACCGTGCTCGTTGTGTCTGTCGGCTATTCTCTGGTCTGGGTTCGATAATTTTGTCTACATGTATACCTACGAGGAGACTCATTATGTGTTTGAGTGTCATGGGGATTTGGATATTTTCAATGATGTCTTTAATATCCGGCAGGGCGAGGTCGCTGGACAGGCGAGTCTGGATGGGTCGGCGCCCCAGGTGCGGCCGCAGTACAAGCTGCGTAGTAAGCGGCTTGTTGCACTGAGTTTTGCGGAGTTACTAGCTGCCATTGAAgacaaggaggagcaggcgaGATATGtcgagaaggtggaggaggtcaagAAGAGTTACGGCCGGTTGGCGGAGGCGTATCGGAGGAATATGA